Within Gemmatimonadales bacterium, the genomic segment CCATGGCGCTGGGGGCACTCCTGGTCACCGCCGGATGCGCCGCCAGCATTTCGCCGTCCGGCGCCGAGGTGGTGGTGCGGCGCCCGCCACCACGACGCGTCGAGGTCCGCGGCGTTGCGCCGGGCCGCGGATATGTGTGGATCGACGGTCACTACGCCTGGCAGGGCGGCGACTATGTCTGGGTCGCCGGCCGCTGGGAATCGCCGCCGGCGCCTCGCCAGCACTGGGTTGGGGGACGGTGGGTCCACGCCCGCGGTGGCTGGTACTGGCAGGAAGGTCATTGGGGCTGAGCCGGGAATTCGGAGCGGGTGCATTCTCACTGGAGAGTGCACCCGCTTCACCATTTCGTGCGCAGGGCCGCCGCCGAGATCAGCTGCGCAGCGCGGCCTGCAACCATCCGAGTCCGATCACCACCGCCACCGCCTGACCCCATCGCGGCCACGAACGCCAGAGCACCGCGAGACTCACCGCAAGAACCAGCGCGGTCACCGCGACGAGCGGAAGGATGGCGGCGAGATCGGGCTCCGGCGTCCCTTCGACCAGCAGCGTCCTGCCGGCGAGGCCGATCGCAAGGGCAGCGACCAGCAAACCACCCACGGCGAAGACGTGTCGCAGCGGCGCGTTGATCGGCGCGCGTCGCCCGGCGCGACGCCAGCCGACCACGAGCAGCCCGATCACGATCAGCGAGAGATCGGCGATCACCAGAAACCGGAGCGCCGGCTGGGAGATCGATGGTGCGAGCTGGTTGCCGATGATCGATCCAGCAGCGCGAAGTCCGCGGTCGAGACCTCCACGCCATCCGTACGCCATCCGGTGTGGCCACGCTCCCCCAAGAAGTTGCGCGAGGAGGAGGACGATCACCGCAGGAATGAGCGCGAGAATCACACGCTGCCAGCGGTTGCGGTCACGCCACGGCGCCGTGTTGCCGCTCCCGGTTCCCTGCAGCAGCGCCCACGCCGCAGCGGCGAGCGGCAGTCCGACACCTTCGGTCGCGACAAAGATCCCGCCCACGGCGCCGATCGTTCCGTAGGCGATCGAAAATCGCGGTGCGTGAACCATCGTGGCGCACATCAACATCGCGACGGCGAGGAGCGGCGGACCGGCGAGGGACGACTCGTGCAGCCGCATGAATCCCGGCATCGCGGCGATCATCACGGCGGCGATCACCCCGGCGATCATCCCGCCCGCGGCATCGGCAACGAGCAGCGCCATCGCGATGGTGATCCCGCCGCAGATCGCGGGGAGGAGCGGCCCGAGATTGTCCGACGCGGCACTGGTGAGACCGGGAATGGAGAAATACCCCGTGCCGCGAGCGTGCCACCAGATCAGTGCGGCAACGACCACGAAGGCGACGGCGGCGCGACGCCGCCGCGCTCTCAGTGGTCTGCTCCGCTGGGATACCAGCGCTGGCCGGTGCGGGCCATCTCGTCGAGCACCGGCGCCGGTTCGAACCGCGGTCCGTGCGCCGCCGCCAGTCGCTCGAGTCGTCCCACCGCCTCGGCGGCACCAATAGTGTCGAGCTCGCGAAGCGGACCGCCACGGAACGCCGGGAAGCCGATCCCGAAGAGCGCGCCGATGTCGGCGTCGCGCGGCGTGCGGACCACGCCTTCGCTCATCGCCCGCGCCGCTTCGTTGAGCATCGCGAAGACGAGCCGGTCCTCGATCCTCCGGCGATCGGCGTCGCCCGCCTGCCGCACACCGAGGAGATGGAAGACGCTGCTGTCCGGGTCGGTCTTGTGGCCGTCCTTGTAGAAATAGAAACCACGCCCGTTCTTGCGGCCGAGGCGATCGTCCGCGCGCATCACGGCGATGACGCGGGACGGCGAAAGCCGGTCGCCCAGCGCCTGGTGCATCACCTTCCCCGCCTTTTCCGCGACGTCGAGCCCGACTTCATCCATCAGCGCCACCGGTCCGACCGGGAATCCCCATTGCGTCATCACGTCGTCGATCGTCTCGATCGGAATCCCTTCCTCGAGGAGATGGCCCGCTTCGTTGAGGTACGGCAGGAGGATGCGGTTGACCCAGAACCCCGGCGAGTCCGCCACCACGATCACGGTCTTCCCGAGGCGCCGGCCGAATTGCACTGCCGTCACAACCGCCTCCGCCGACGTCATGTCGGTAGGGATCACTTCGAGTAGCGGCATCTTCTCGACCGGCGAGAAGAAGTGCATGCCGAGGATTCGCTCCGGATGATGCGCCGCTGCGGCGATCTCGTGCACCGGAAGGGTTGAAGTGTTGGTGGCGATCACGGTCGAGATCGGCACCGCCGGCTCGAGTTCCTCGATCACCTGGCGCTTGACGCCGAGATCTTCGAAGACCGCTTCGATCACGAGATCGGTGGCACCGAATCCGTCGAACGCCGCGGTCCCCGAGAGGTAGGCCTTGCGGCGCACGAACTCGTGCGGCGTGATGCGCCGGCGTTCGAGCTGATGCGCCAGGATGTCGGTCGCCGCCTTGAGTCCGCGACCGACCTTCGCGAGATCGGCGTCCTTCATCCGCACCTCGACGCCGGCCTGCATCACCGCCGTGCCGGCGATTCCCGATCCCATGAAGCCGGCCCCGACGACGCCGAGACGGCGTACCGGACGCGGACGCGCCATCCCGGGGGGAACGCCGTCGTCCTTCTTGAGTTCGCTCGTCGCGAAGAAGATCTCGACCAGCCGTCGCGACACGTCGGTCATCGCCAGTTCACCGAACGCCTGCGCTTCCGCTTCGAGGCCACGGTTCACGCCGTGTTCGAGCGCGGTGCGCACCACCTCGATCGCCCGGAGCGGCGCGGGATAGTGGCCGCCGGTCTTCCTGGTCGTCTCTTCGCGCGCCTTGCGATAGACCATCCGCCGGCCGATCGGATTTCCGTCGATGAGGAACGACCCGTGCCGCCGGCGCGGCGGCTTGCCGCCGCGGCTCAGACGTTCGGCGGCGGCGACCGCGATGTCGAGGAGGATCGCTTCGGGAACGAGTTCGTCGATCAGGCCGATGGCGAGCGCCTTGCGGCCGCGTTCGTGCCGCGCCGTGAGGATCATGTCGAGCGCCGCGTGCGCCCCGACCAGCCTCGGCAGTCGCGTCGATCCGCCGGCGGCCGGGATCACGCCGAGCTGGACTTCGGGGAAACCGAGCACGGTGCGCGGATGATCGCTGGCGATGCGATAGGAGCACGCCAGCGCGAGCTCGAGCCCGCCGCCGAGACAGGCGCCGTGGATCGCCGCGACGACCGGCTTGGCGCTGTCGGCGATCCGCTGCATCAGCAGCTGGCCGTCCCGCGACAGGCGAACGCCTTCTTCCACCGATCGCAGCACGACGAACTCACCGATGTCGGCGCCGGCGATGAAGATGTCGGGCTTCCCCGAGCGCAGCACGATCGACTTGACGACCTCGTCGCCGTCGAGCCGCTGCAGCAGCTCCTCGAGTTCCCAGCCGATCGCCTTGCTGATCTTGTTGACCGTCTCATGCGGCGTATCGAAGGTGATGATCGCGACACCGCCGCGCCGCTCGACCGCGAACGCCGTCATGCCACGCGCTCCAGCACGACGGCGAACCCCATCCCGCCCTGCGCGCAGATCGAGATCAGGCCGAACTCGACGTTGCGCCGCGCCATTTCGTTGGCGAGCGTCGTGACGAGCCGCGACCCGGTGGCACCGAACGGATGCCCGACGGCGATCGACCCACCCATCACGTTGGTGATGTTCCAGTCGACGTCGCCCACCGGCCCCGGCAACCCGAGCCGTTGCGCCCATTCGGCCGAACTCCACGCCTGGATGTTCGAGAGCACCTGCGCCGCAAACGCCTCGTGAATCTCGACGAGCCCCAGCTGCTGCCAGGTGATGCCCGCGCGGCGCAACGCGATCGGCACCGCGTACGCGGGCCCCATGAGCAGCTGCCATCCCGGATCGACCGCCGCCACCGCGTAGCTCCGGATCGCCGCGAGCGGGCGATAGCCCATCGCGCGCGCCGTTTCCTCCGCCATCAGCAGCGTGGTCGATGCGCCATCGGTGAGTGGCGAAGAATTTCCCGCTGTCACCGAACCGTAGCGCTTGTCAAAGACCGGCCTGAGCTTCGCCAGCGCGTCGAGCGAGCTGTCGGCGCGAATCAGGTTGTCGCTGGTGAGCACCTGGTCCATCTGCGGACCGCCAAACCACGGCGCAATTTCGGCGGTGATCCGTCCATCAGCGGTGGCGGCGGCGGCGCGCTGATGGCTCATCAGCGCCACCTCGTCCTGCGCCTCGCGACTGATCC encodes:
- a CDS encoding YXWGXW repeat-containing protein, whose translation is MALGALLVTAGCAASISPSGAEVVVRRPPPRRVEVRGVAPGRGYVWIDGHYAWQGGDYVWVAGRWESPPAPRQHWVGGRWVHARGGWYWQEGHWG
- a CDS encoding acetyl-CoA C-acyltransferase → MLTPPPGRRAVVVAGLRTPFAKAGTAFRDATASDLARHCTRELLYRTELPGNKVDEVIMGQVISSPLVFNIAREVALLPQLPKTVPAYTLNRACASGAQAICNAADQIIARHADVILAGGVDTISDVPVLHTRKVAQILAAASRARSLRERLALFAQIRPRDLRPVSPAIAEPSTGETMGQSAEKMAKENRISREAQDEVALMSHQRAAAATADGRITAEIAPWFGGPQMDQVLTSDNLIRADSSLDALAKLRPVFDKRYGSVTAGNSSPLTDGASTTLLMAEETARAMGYRPLAAIRSYAVAAVDPGWQLLMGPAYAVPIALRRAGITWQQLGLVEIHEAFAAQVLSNIQAWSSAEWAQRLGLPGPVGDVDWNITNVMGGSIAVGHPFGATGSRLVTTLANEMARRNVEFGLISICAQGGMGFAVVLERVA
- a CDS encoding 3-hydroxyacyl-CoA dehydrogenase NAD-binding domain-containing protein, which codes for MTAFAVERRGGVAIITFDTPHETVNKISKAIGWELEELLQRLDGDEVVKSIVLRSGKPDIFIAGADIGEFVVLRSVEEGVRLSRDGQLLMQRIADSAKPVVAAIHGACLGGGLELALACSYRIASDHPRTVLGFPEVQLGVIPAAGGSTRLPRLVGAHAALDMILTARHERGRKALAIGLIDELVPEAILLDIAVAAAERLSRGGKPPRRRHGSFLIDGNPIGRRMVYRKAREETTRKTGGHYPAPLRAIEVVRTALEHGVNRGLEAEAQAFGELAMTDVSRRLVEIFFATSELKKDDGVPPGMARPRPVRRLGVVGAGFMGSGIAGTAVMQAGVEVRMKDADLAKVGRGLKAATDILAHQLERRRITPHEFVRRKAYLSGTAAFDGFGATDLVIEAVFEDLGVKRQVIEELEPAVPISTVIATNTSTLPVHEIAAAAHHPERILGMHFFSPVEKMPLLEVIPTDMTSAEAVVTAVQFGRRLGKTVIVVADSPGFWVNRILLPYLNEAGHLLEEGIPIETIDDVMTQWGFPVGPVALMDEVGLDVAEKAGKVMHQALGDRLSPSRVIAVMRADDRLGRKNGRGFYFYKDGHKTDPDSSVFHLLGVRQAGDADRRRIEDRLVFAMLNEAARAMSEGVVRTPRDADIGALFGIGFPAFRGGPLRELDTIGAAEAVGRLERLAAAHGPRFEPAPVLDEMARTGQRWYPSGADH